Proteins from one Anopheles nili chromosome 2, idAnoNiliSN_F5_01, whole genome shotgun sequence genomic window:
- the LOC128720070 gene encoding uncharacterized protein LOC128720070 — protein MERKIQTAWFVWCALCGSLLPTAIATIPESVCGRAGQLLGDCFKNFTPTITVEALQAVKIPDSLEEINNRCVIFNRGMECVDRYLRKCVNARYRKIIENEVYGAQKLYEFLCYDQVFQREFLRHKQCFLQVHPEWDLCSNQFVVVLKDEIVRTNSLSMNVQYMHFCCARYAYENCVYNSARFICQPDSAVFLRRIAKLLSADKHFLNCDKIEHELCSGVESQLSPLTSSVHFPLLSLVMIIIFRFVLR, from the exons ATGGAACGTAAAATACAAACTGCTTGGTTTGTTTGGTGTGCATTATGTGGCT CACTTCTTCCGACCGCTATCGCAACCATCCCCGAGTCTGTGTGTGGGCGCGCCGGGCAGCTGTTGGGTGATTGCTTCAAAAATTTCACCCCAACCATCACCGTCGAGGCGCTGCAAGCGGTGAAAATTCCAGACTCGCTGGAGGAAATCAACAACCGATGTGT CATCTTCAACCGTGGAATGGAATGCGTCGACCGGTACCTGAGGAAGTGCGTCAACGCGCGGTATCGAAAAATCATCGAAAACGAAGTCTACGGTGCTCAGAAGCTGTACGAGTTCCTGTGCTACGACCAGGTGTTCCAAAGAG AGTTCCTGCGACACAAACAGTGCTTCCTTCAGGTGCATCCGGAGTGGGATCTGTGCTCGAACCAGTTTGTCGTTGTACTGAAGGACGAAATCGTGCGCACCAACAGCTTATCGATGAACGTCCAGTACATGCACTTTTGCTG TGCCCGATATGCGTACGAGAACTGCGTGTACAACAGCGCTCGGTTCATATGCCAACCGGACTCAGCTGTGTTTTTACGTCGGATCGCCAAGCTCTTGTCGGCCGATAAGCACTTCCTGAACTGTGATAAGATCGAACATGAGCTTTGTTCTGGCGTAGAATCACAACTTTCCCCACTGACATCTAGCGTGCACTTCCCATTACTCTCTCTGGTCATGATTATCATTTTCCGGTTTGTCTTGCGGTAA
- the LOC128730803 gene encoding uncharacterized protein LOC128730803, producing the protein MDPEKKGYEGLKCLLCWYWFSKMYLFKQHSRKYHSALGEFIDIPAIPTQVQKYYNIQDEVLFALLHCCNDVYILMRIYETESHATMRIANKDDIAEANKKQKRGTKDELPIKIVYDVYPKPNEAGSLSFNVLSRIKRDNNWNVSANTTEADHSKQAVVPKPYYQSFKFSNHPGPQRKREHVENNLDFTSNPFVNLLEYVVDNL; encoded by the exons ATGGATCctgagaaaaaaggatacgaaggATTAAAGTGTTTGCTGTGCTGGTACTGGTTCAGCAAAATGTACTTGTTCAAACAACATAGCCGAAAATACCATAGCGCCCTGGGAGAATTCATCGACATACCAGCAATACCCACCCAAGTGCAGAAATACTACAATATACAAGATGAAGTATTGTTTGCCTTGCTGCATTGCTGCAACGACGTTTATATTCTGATGCGCATTTACGAAACCGAGAGTCATGCCACAATGCGCATTGCAAATAAGGATGATATAGcagaagccaacaaaaaacaaaaaagaggtaCCAAAGATGAATTGCCTATCAAAATTGTTTACGACGTTTACCCTAAACCGAATGAAGCAGGATCTCTGAGCTTTAACGTACTCAGCAGAATAAAGAGAGACAATAACTGGAATGTTTCAGCAAATACTACAGAAGCTGATCATTCGAAACAAGCGGTAGTGCCCAAGCCATACTATCAGTCCTTCAA attttccaaccatcccGGGCCACAACGGAAACGAGAACACGTCGAAAACAACCTTGACTTTACATCTAACCCTTTCGTGAACTTGCTGGAATACGTAGTAGATAACCTGTGA